The nucleotide window GAGCAGTTTGCTGAAGTCGGCGCCAAATGCGCTCGCGAGATCGTATGCGTCTCCGTCCGCCGACACCCGTCCGGCGCTCGTGAAGGAATTCGCTCCGCGTCCCCACACCATGGCGGCTTTCTGCTTGCCGCGAAGGTCCTTGGCCTCAGCCTCCACCGACAGGCTTCCCAGTCCGATAGGAATGCGTGGAACGGGCACGGGTACCCCGGGGAGGAGGATGGTCGGCACCACGGACACGACCTTGGATGCGCCCGCCGCCGCGGGGTCTGTTGGAGCAGCGTGGGTGATAACGGCGTGCGCGATCAGATCTGATTGTTCAGCCCCGCCGACGATCTGAAACCGTTCGCTCAATCCAACGCACACTGCCCGGTCTATGGCATTGCCGATGAGTCTGCGCTGGTCCTCCGAGAATGGAACGCCCGCCGCAGCAGTCGCGGAGAAGCGCGTCGGCACAAGCCGAACGGTCTTCGCTGCAAGGACATAGTCCTTATCCACGCGGAGGACAGATTTCGTGAGAACCCCATCCGAAGCCTTGAGATCATCGTAGGTCGCGAGCGATCCTGCCCGATTGAGCGGCGCTGTCGCGCAACCCGCCGTTACTAGGCACAGTGCTGCTGCAAGCGCTGCCCGTCTAACAGGTGACATCTTTGTAGACTCCGAAGAATACCAATGAGTGGGCGGCTGCAGTCTTCTCAGTTCGCGCGATAGATTCGTGTTTCTCCTTCCCGGAGAGTGATGAACGAGGTCTCATCTATGCCAGCCATCCTGATCGCGGCGGCCAGGTCCACCAGCGGACGGTCAATTGCTTCCGCAGACATCTGAAAGGTCCCGTGGTGCATTCCGATGCTTTGCGTGGCGCCAAGGTCTCGATGCGCCTGGACAGCTTCAGCGGGATTCATATGCATAGGGCTCATGAACCAGCGTGGCTCATATGCACCGATGCCCAGCATCGCGACGTCGGGAGTCCCAAGTCGTCTCCTGATGTCAGAAAAGTGGGTGGAATAGCCCCCATCTCCCCCAAAATAGACCCGGCGATCACCATCCTGAATCAGATAGCTGCCCCAAAGGCTCCTTTGACGATCCCGGATCCCGCGCGC belongs to Bradyrhizobium icense and includes:
- a CDS encoding DUF3313 domain-containing protein, whose translation is MSPVRRAALAAALCLVTAGCATAPLNRAGSLATYDDLKASDGVLTKSVLRVDKDYVLAAKTVRLVPTRFSATAAAGVPFSEDQRRLIGNAIDRAVCVGLSERFQIVGGAEQSDLIAHAVITHAAPTDPAAAGASKVVSVVPTILLPGVPVPVPRIPIGLGSLSVEAEAKDLRGKQKAAMVWGRGANSFTSAGRVSADGDAYDLASAFGADFSKLLVSGNSPFGTGPSLPSAESLSTTLGGAPKQAACEAFGRAPGVAGLIGERIGVPPDWTDKGTAAQSPPASN